The genome window TTTTACTCGTTGTAGGACACTgcagtgaaaaataaaaaaaatgggggtcatctcagtgctcctttaaagctcGTTCACATGGTGCACATTTCAGACGAAAGCCACCCTAATTGGTTGTATGTATCTAGGGGCGTTGCTGCGTGTATAATTGCATATTATACTTTGTCGTGCGTGTGGGTTGATTGTTATATCAGGTGACCAGTTCATGCTGAGTACTAAGAATGTCTTCCATTATTCTTCAGGATCCAGCTATCTGCTGCAACCAGGGGATGAGTCAGATGCTGATTCTGGTGAGCAAAAATATATTCAAATGTGAAGGTTTTGTAGCAGTTGGATATATGCAATCCTCCACAGTGATATCTGAACCAGACTCAGGATCTGCATCAGTACCTCCATCATCAACAAAAAGTATTCTAGGAAGCAGTGACATGTCTACACGTAAGCGTACAGATCATGTTGCAGAATGCTTGACAATGTAGTCATCAGCGTTTGAATAATTTTGTGGCCTTTTGCACTTCACTGGGTATGGTAACTAAAGTAGGAATTGCTTTGTAGGTACAGCAGTGCAAAACAAACCTGCAGATGAATCTTCTTCAGTCAATGCAGAAAGCAGACCCGTGCCTCTACATGGTGTGTATATAGTGCAATATAAAGTAAGGCCACAGTCATGTTTAGGAAAGTGGTATGTCCAGAGATGCACAAGGAACTTCATGCTTCATTtaaacattatatatatatatattaaagtCAGCAACTACGTTTTCTGTGAGAACGATGTGTCAGATCCCCATTTTATACTTTCAGAGTTCCAGCGTCAGGTTCTTCGATTACTGAACATCATACGCTTGAACCAGCAACAGCAGGGCGACCTCCTATATGGCTTCACATCTTTAAAGTCTAGTACCGTGATGCCTGAACAGCCCATAATTGTGCCAGAGCCACTAGACACCATTGAGCAGCTGGACCAGTTCGAGAAGCAGCTAACACCAGAAACCGAGAAGCAGCTGGTAAGATACCAGCCGTAGTGCCTGACATGGAGTAGATTCAGGCTAGCTCGTGAACAAACTCCATAATATAAAGGCCTGAGTCTGGGTACACAGGGGGACAACACAAATGCACAACTCAAACCAGCAATAGTCTACTAATCACAAGATAACCATGTACATATAGTCACACTGCATGGGAAGAAAAGGGAAACGAAAGGTACCAAGGAGGTCACGATCTCGGAATGATAGAGCAAGGCTTCAGCATACTGGATGAGTTGCTACAGGGGCAACACTAGCACAGTTTCCTGCATTGAGAATTGCCAAAGCCTCTCACCCATAGTGTGTTATATATAGTGCCTGaccagcagcatggccgagtgggctaaggcatccgctcgttggtgatcaccaaggtcgtgctatagactgggaggtggtgggttcgaatccttcctccggctgtgctgcctgaggttttccctgggttttccgaggactttccaggcgaatgtcggcacggttccccctgaagtcggcccaggacgcacactaatccccctgtc of Ornithodoros turicata isolate Travis unplaced genomic scaffold, ASM3712646v1 Chromosome33, whole genome shotgun sequence contains these proteins:
- the LOC135373873 gene encoding uncharacterized protein LOC135373873 isoform X1 encodes the protein MSTRTAVQNKPADESSSVNAESRPVPLHEFQRQVLRLLNIIRLNQQQQGDLLYGFTSLKSSTVMPEQPIIVPEPLDTIEQLDQFEKQLTPETEKQLALELARLGGTSCKIAVKRMLCHLLTNKLAMLFSWLGNKGKDSFKHLKIVSIMLRGVRQIKKLEKTTEFDVETEIKSWLRHAKERQARTQKE
- the LOC135373873 gene encoding uncharacterized protein LOC135373873 isoform X2 — protein: MSTRTAVQNKPADESSSVNAESRPVPLHEFQRQVLRLLNIIRLNQQQQGDLLYGFTSLKSSTVMPEQPIIVPEPLDTIEQLDQFEKQLTPETEKQLALELARLGGTSCKIAVKRMLCHLLTNKLAMLFSWLGNKGKDSFKHLKIVSIMLRKSARWCAADKKVGKDD